The segment ACGATGTCGATCACGACGTCGAGCGGGCCCGGATCACGGCGCGTGACGGTGGTCCGTTCGAGGGGCGCGCCCTCGGCGGGAGCGGCGAAGGCGGAGACGACGGACATGGTCCTCCTCGATGATCAGCCGGCGGATCACCGGCTTCTTCATCCTAAGGACGCGCGGAGTCGGGGGCTTCGATCAGTTCGCGCGCCAGCATCCGACGATGTGGTCGTCGACCATGCCCGTCGACTGCATGAGCGCGTACATCGTCGTGGGCCCCACGAAGCGGAACCCGCGGGCCCGCAGCGCTTTGCTCATCGCCACCGACTCGAGCGTCGTCGCAGGGATCTCGGTCATGCTCTGCGGACGAGCCCTCCGGCCCCGCGGCGCGAACGACCACATCAGTGCGTCCAGCTCACCGTCGGCCATCGCGTCGACGAGACGAGCGTTGCCGATCGCCGCCTCGATCTTCGCGCGATTGCGGATGATGCCGGCATCGGCCATGAGCCGGTCGACGTCGCCCTCGTCGAATCGAGCGACGACCGAAGGGTCGAAGCCCGCGAACACCTCGCGGAACCGGGGCCTCTTGCGCAGGATCGTGATCCAGGAGAGCCCGGCCTGGAAGCCCTCCAGCGTCATCTTCTCGTACAGCGCGCGGTCCCCGTGCAGCGCGACGCCCCACTCCTCGTCGTGGTAGCGGCGGTACTCCGGGTCGTCCCCCGCCCAGGCGCAGCGGGTCCGGTCGTCGGCGGCGATCGTCATGGCGCCAGCGTAGGGGTCGCCGCCGACATCGACCGCGTTACTTCTTCGCCTTCTTCTTCAGCGTCTTCTCGAGCACCGGGGCCTGCCCGGAGGCCTCCAGCTCGGCGTAGTAGGCGCGGGCCTCGTCCTGCCGCTCCTGCTCGATGCCCGAGGCGATGGGGGCGCGCACGTGCTCGGGGGCGTAGCCGAATGCGGCCACGAGGTCGAGCGCGTGCGGGCGCAGCCGCAGGCAGAGGCGATCGATGTAGCGCGAGACCGCGGCGGCGCGCTGCGCCGACAGGCGCCCGTTGACGAGGTACCAGGCGAGGTGCTTCTCGATGAGGTGCAGGCCGAACAGATCGCGCAGCCAGGTGAGCACCTTGGTCGTGCCTTCGTCGTCGGCCTTGTGCACGGCATCCGTGAAGGCCTCCCACTGCAGCAGCTCGCCGTGCGCACGCGCCGCCTCGATGAGATCGGCCTGGTTCTCGTTGAACAGCTTCTCGCCGAGCACCTTGTCCTTGCCGGCGGGACGCAGTCGACCGGCGATGTCGGCGATCATCTGCTCGACGCGGTCGGAGAGCAGCTCGTGCTGCTGCTCTTCGCGCAGCCCGTTCTCGACCGAGCGCGCGGTGGATCCGAGATCGGCGACGGCCTGCCCGAACTGACGCAGGCCCGCGCCGTGGAACACCTTGCCCGCGGTCTGCTCGACGGCGTACCGGGCGAGAGCGGCGGCATCCTTGCCCTTGAACTGCGTGGCGAAGTCGGTGAGCAGACGCTTTCCGGCCAGCTGCAGCAGGATGTTGTTGTCGCCTTCGAAGGTGACGTAGATGTCGAGGTCCTGCCGCAGGCCGACGAAGCGGTTGTCGAACATGAAGCCGGCGCCTCCGCACGCCTCGCGGCACTCCTGCAACGTGTCGAGCGCGTGCCATGTCGACAGCGGCTTGAGGGCGGCGGCGAGGGTCTCGAGGTCCTCGCGATCCTCCGGGGTGTCGGTGCGGCCGGAGAAGACGCCGTCGAACTTCTGCAGGAACTCGTCGTGCGCGAAGATCTGCGCGTACGTCGTCGCGAGCCTGGGCAGCAGGCGCCGCTGGTGCTTGCCGTAGTCGAGCAGCACCGTCTCCTCGCCGTTCACACCGTCGAACTGGCGGCGCTGCGTGCCGTAGGTGAGGGCGATGTGCAGGCCCAGGGCGGATGCCCACGACGCGGCGCCGTCGAGCGACACGCGCCCCTGCACGAGCGTTCCGAGCATCGTGAAGAAGCGGCGTCCTGGACTGTCGATCGGGCTCGTGTAGGTGCCGTCGGCGGCGACGTCGCCGTAGCGGTTGAGCAGGTTCGTGCGGGGAACGCGCACGTGGTCGAAGCTGAGGCGTCCGTTGTCGATGCCGTTGAGCCCGCCCTTGAGGCCGTCGTCCTCGCGCCCGATGCCGGGAAGGTCCTTGCCGTCGTCTCCGCGCAGCGGCACGTAGAAGCAGTGCACGCCGTGGTTGACGCCGTTCGTGATGAGCTGGGCGAACACGGTGGCGGCGATGCCGTGCAGCGCCGCGTTGCCGAGGAACTCCTTCGTCGCCGCGCGGAACGGCGTGTTGATGACGAACTCCTCGGTCTCGGGGTCGTACGTGGCCGTCGTGCCGATGGCCTGCACATCCGATCCGTGACCGATCTCGGTCATGGCGAACGCGCCCGGGATGGAGAGGTCCATGATCCCGGGCAGCCAGCGGTCGTGGTGCTCCTCGGTGCCCAGCTGCAGCACGGCGCCGCCGAACAGTCCCCACTGCACACCCGACTTGATCTGCAGGCTGGGGTCGGCGGCGACGAGCTCTTCGAAGCCGGCGATGTTGCCGCCGTTGTCTTCGGAGCCGCCCAGGCGCTTCGGGAAAGCGCGGTGCACGGCACCGTTCTGCACGAGAAGGTGCAGCTGGCTGAGCACGCGCTCGCGGTGCGCATCCTTGCCGAGCGCATCGTCGCGCCAGAACGCTGGGTCTTTGATCATCTCGCGGGCCTCGCGACGGATGGGCGCCCAAGTGCCCAGGAGCATCTCGTTGACCTTCACGGCGTCGAGCTGCGGGGTCGTCTCCGCGGGGGCGGAGCTGGCGGCGGTGACGTCGACCATGAGCATTCCTCTCAGGGAAGAAGTAGGGATACTCCTACCGTAGGACTCCTCCAAGCAGCACCGAAACTGACTGTGGTAAATCTCCAAATGCAGCCGGGGGCGCGGTCGCGGCGCGTTGTCTGCTCACCACAGCGTCCCCGCTTGTCGCCGTGGGTCGGAGCATCCGCATCAGGTCGCCGCGATCACGGCGAGCACGGCATCGCCGTAGGCTTCGCGCTTCTTCTCGCCGATGCCGGTGATGCCGTCGAGCTCGCCGATGGATGCCGGGCGCAGCTCCGCGAGCGCGCGCAGCGTGGCGTCGCCGAACACGATGTACGCCGGCTTGCCGATCTCGCGTGCCGTCTCAGCGCGCCACGCCCGCAGCGCTTCGAACAGCGAGCGATCGCCCTCGGCGACAGCATCCGATGCGGCCGACGCCTTGCGCGCGCGGCCACCGCCGCTGACCCGACCCATCGTGTCCTTGCGCAGCGGAACGGGCGTCTCGCCCTTCAGCACTCCACCAGCCGCCTCACCCGGTGCGAGGGTGCCGTAGTCGCCCTGGGCGACGAGGATGCCCCGGGCGAGCAGCTGCCGCACGACGCTGCGCCAGTCCTGATCGGAGAGGTCGGTGCCTATGCCGTAGGTCGCGAGGCCGTCGTGCTTCTGCTGGCGGATGCGGTCGTTCGAGGATCCGCGGAGGATGTCGATGAGGTGCCCGGCGCCGAAGGCCTGGTTGCGCTCGCGCTTCAGGCGGACGATCGTCGAGAGCAGCTTCTGCGCCGGGACGAGTCCGTCGAACGTATCGGGCTTCTCCAGGCACGTGTCGCAGTTGCCGCACGGGCCGGATTCCTGCCCGAAGTAGTTCAGCAGATTCTGCCGGCGGCACTCGACCGTCTCGCACAGTGCGAGCATGGCGTCGAGGTGCTGCCCCATCCGCATCTTGAACGTGCGGTCGCCCGGCGACTGGTCGATGAGTCGGCGCTGCTGCACGACGTCGCCGAGGCCGTACGCCATCCACGCCACGCTCGGCTCGCCGTCGCGGCCGGCGCGACCGGTCTCCTGGTAGTAACCTTCGACGGATTTCGGCAAGTCGATGTGCGCGACGAAGCGGACATCCGGCTTGTCGATGCCCATGCCGAACGCGATCGTCGCGACCATGACGACGCCGCCCTCGCGCAGGAAGCGCGCCTGGTTGGCCGCCCGCACCTCGGCAGGAAGGCCCGCGTGGTACGGCAGCGCGTCGAAGCCCTGCGCGGCGAGATATGTCGCGGTCTGCTCGACGGACTTGCGGCTGAGGGCGTAGACGATGCCCGCGGCACCCTCGGGCATGGAGCGGATGAAGGAGACGAGCTGCTTGCGCGGATCCACCTTCGGCACGATCCGGTACTGGATGTTCGGCCGATCGAAGCTCGCCACGAAGTGCTTCGCCGCGGGGGTGCCCCCAGGGCCGTCGAGGTGCAGGCGCTCGGTGAGCTCCTTGTGCGTGGCGCGGGTCGCCGTGGCAGTGAGCGCCATGCGCGGCACCCCGGGGAACCGCTCACCCAGGTCGCCGAGCGCGAGGTAGTCGGGTCGGAAGTCATGACCCCACTGCGACACGCAATGCGCCTCGTCAATCGCGATCACGCTGAGCGCGCCGCGCTGCAGCAGCCGGGTCGTCGCAGGCGACGACAGCCGCTCGGGCGCGACGTAGACGAGATCGAGCTCGCCGGCCAGATACGCGCGCTCGACGTCGGCGCGCTCGGCGGCGCTCTGCGTGGAGTTGAGGTAGGCGGCGTTCACGCCGTTGGCGCGCAGCGCATCCACCTGATCGTGCATCAGCGCGATGAGCGGGCTGACGACGAGTCCCGTGCCCTCGCGCACGAGTGCGGGGATCTGATAGCAGACGCTCTTGCCGCCGCCGGTGGGCATGAGCACGACGGCGTCGCCGCCGGAGACGACCTGATCGATGATCTCGGCCTGATCACCGCGGAACGACTCGTAGCCGTACACCGTGCGCAGCGCGTCGGCGGGCGTCGCGAAGCGCGCGGGGGCGGCTGCGGCGGGCGGGGCGAAGCTCGCGACCGGCGTCGCATCGGGCACGCCCATCCACTCGCCCTCTTCGGGGTGCTGAGCGTCGTCCCACGGATCGCCGTAGACGTCGTCGGCATAGAAGTCGTCGGGCGGCTCGGGCAGAGGCAGGTCCTGATAGGGATCGCGAGACGAGTCGCGGGGACCATGCGGCGGCATGCCCCCAGCGTAACGAGCCGCGCCGACACCACGGGCCGCGGTGCGGACGGCCGTGCGGGCTCGTCGACTCCCGTCCCGCAGTCCCGCCGCAGGCGTAGGTTGGAGACAGGCACGGGCATCCGCCCGGCGGAGGAGGACGCATGACCGACATCGCCGTCACCCGTAAAGATGACGCATCCCGCTACGAGATCCATCACGACGGTACGCTCGCCGGATTCGTCGAGTTCGAGCTGCGCCCGGATGCCGCCTCCGCCGACACGATCCGGTTCGTGCACACCGAGATCGACCCTGCCTTCCAGGGCAAGGGTCTCGCGGGGCGCCTGGCCGGCGATGCACTCGCGGATGCCGTGGCACGCGAACTCGAGATCGTGCCGCTGTGCCCGTACATCGCCCGCTACGCCGACACGCACGATATCCCCGGCGCCCGCGTGCGCCCCGCCCCCGAGACGCGGCCCGCGCAGCAGCCGGACGAGCAGCCCGGAGAACAGACCGCGTCGAAATGAGCATGCACGGCCCGCGCTCGATCCTGCTGGAGCCGCGACAGGTGCCGCTGGGCGGCGTGCGGGACATGGATGTGCGGCGCATCCTGCCCAGCCGCGACCTGCCGACCATCGGGGCCTGGTGCTTCCTCGACCGCTTCGGACCCGACGAGGTGCGCATGCGCGTGGAACCGCATCCGCACATCGGCCTGCAGACCGTCACCTGGCCGCTGGTCGGCGAGATCCGTCACCGCGACGCCGTGGGCAGCGACGTGGTGCTGCGCCGCGGGCAGCTCAACCTCATGACGGCCGGGCACGGCATCTCGCACTCGGAGTACTCCGTCGGCGACGATGCCGTGCCGCTGGACGCCCTGCAGTTCTGGGTCGCGCTGCCCGAGGAGGCCTGCGCGGGGCACGGCGCGTTCGAGCAGCACACCGACCTGCCCGCACTGTCGCTGCCCGCCGAAGACGGCCCGGCGGCGACGGCGACCGTCGTGCTCGGCGAGTTCGCCGGCACGCACTCGCCCGCCACGGCGTACACGCCGATCGTGGGCGCCGAGATCCGCCTCGACCCCGACTCGCGAGTCTCGCTGCCGCTGCGGATCGACTGGGAGCACGCGGTGCTCGCCGTCGAGGGCGATGCGCACGTCGCCGCCAAGGAGGTGCCGGTGGGTTCGATGCTGTACCTCGGCGACTCCCGCGACCGCGTCGAGGTCATCACCGAGGAGGGCGCACTGCTCTTCCTGCTCGGCGGCGCCCCGTTCGAGGAGGATCTGGTGATGTGGTGGAACTTCGCCGCCCGCACGCACGACGAGATCGCCGTGGCGCGCGAAGAGTGGGAGGCCGGCGCGGAGCGATTCGGCCATGTCGTGGGGCATGGAGCCGAGCGCATCCCCGCCCCGCCCATCCCCCCGGTGCACCTGCGCCCGCGGCACCGCCGGGTCTGAGCGGCACGAGGCGATCCACAGAGCACTCCGCGGGGGCCCGGCGCGACTACGCTGGGCTGGTGCCCACCCGCTCTCGGCTGCTGTCCACACGCGTTCTGCTGACCTGTGCGGCGCTCGGCGTCGCCACCGGTCTCGTCGCCGGAGTGGCCGGATGGATCACCCCGGTCGTGCTGCTCGCCGCGCCGTTCCTGTACGGTCTCGTGCTCGGCTCGCACGTGCTGCCTGGGATCATCGCGCAGGAGGTGCTGCGCCTGCCTCTCGTGGCCCTGCTCACCCACGTGCTCGCGGCCCTGGTGGGCAGCGCGTTCAACCCCGCGTGGTTTCCCCGCTACATCGGCACGGCGCTGCTGTTCGGGCTCATCCAGGAGGGCATCGCGGCCCTCACCCGCTACCGGGCCTGGGGGGCGTGGCGCTTCTTCGTCTCGGCCGCGATCATCGGCGTCATCGTCGCCGTGGTCGTCTTCTTCGCCGTGGACCTCGGCTCGATGGCGATCTGGGTGCAGGTGACCTACCTCATCCTCGCCGTGCTGGGGCCCGTGGTCTGGACGGCGATCGGACTCGGTGTGGGCTCTGCCCTGCGCAGGGCGGGCGTCGCGCAGCGCTGAGCGCGCATCCGCGGGAGGAGAACCCCGCGTCGGGAGGAGTGATGGCGTCCGATCGTCCTCCCGAGCCGGAGAAGTCCTCCCGAGGCGGCGTCATGCTCCCGACCCCGCAGTGGCCGCACAGGTAAGGCTCGGCTAAATTGGAAGGGCATCCCCCTTCCACCCGAGGTCTTCGTGTCGTCATCCGCACCGCTGATCCGCGTGCGCGATCTGTCACTGACGCACGCGGGGTCCGGCAACCCCTCGCCGCGCGGGATCTCGGTCGAGATCGCCGCCGGCGAGGTCGTACTGCTGCTGGGCCCGAGCGGCTCGGGAAAGTCCACGCTCACCCTCGCCCTGAACGGACTCATCCCGCATGCCGTTCCCGCGACGGTGGACGGATCGGTCGGGATCACCGGCCTCGACACGGCCGACACCCCCGTCGCCCGGCTGAGCACCGAGGTGTCGATGGTGTTCCAGGATCCGGATGCGCAACTGGTCACGGGGACGGTGCTCGACGAGGTCGCCTTCGCACTGGAGAACCTGCGGATGCCGGTGGCCGAGGTGCTCGCCCGATCCGAGGCGGCACTGCGGCGGATGGGGCTGTGGGAGCGGCGCGACGAGAACCCCGACCGGCTCTCGGGCGGGGGGCGACAGCGGCTCGCGATCGCGGCGGCGCTGGCCACCGGCTCGCGCGTGCTCGTGCTCGATGAGCCGACGGCGAATCTCGACCCGGATGGCATCGACGACGTCTACGACGCGCTGGGCGACGTCGCGACCGATGCCGCGCGGGCGATCGTGCTCGTCGAGCACGCCCTCGACCCGGCGCTCGCGATCGCCACCCGCGTGCTCGTGCTCGACCGGGCGGGGCGCCTCGCCTTCGACGGGACGCCCGAAGAGGTGCTGCGCGGGCACGCCGACGAGCTGACCGCGCTGGGCGTCTGGCTGCCCACCGCGGCACTCCTGGCGCGGCGGCTGCGCGAGCGCGGCGTGCCGGTCGAACCCCTGCCGCTCACCGCGGGCGAGCTGCAGGTTGCGCTCGCCGACGCCGTCACCGACGTGCCGACTCCTGCCCCGGATGCTGCCGCCGAGCCCGCATCCGAACCGATCGTGCGCGTGCGGGGTCTCACCGTCGCGCGACGCAAGACGACGATCCTGCACGACATCGACCTCGACATCCCGGCCGGATCCATCACCGCCGTCGTCGGCGCCAACGGCGCGGGCAAGACGACCCTGGTGCAGGCGATCGCGGGCGTCGTGCCGCCGCCGCGCGGGCATGTGCAGGTAGCAGGGCTGGACCCGGCGACCGCGTCGCCGCGTGAGCTGACCGCACGGATCGGCTTCGTCTTCCAGAACCCGGAGCACCAGTTCATCGCCCCCACGGTGTTCGAGGATCTCGCGCACGGCCTGCGGCTTCGGCATTCGCCCGCCGATGAGATCGACGAGAAGGTCGGGGCGATGCTCGGCCGCTTCGGCCTCGAGCACAAAGCGGCGGTGCATCCTTTCCTGCTCTCCGGCGGCGAGAAGCGGCGCCTGTCGGTGGGCACAGCGCTCATCACTCGCCCCGAGGTGCTCGTGCTCGACGAACCGACGTTCGGGCAGGACCACGCGCGTGCCACCGAACTGCTCGACCTCGT is part of the Microbacterium pseudoresistens genome and harbors:
- a CDS encoding ECF transporter S component gives rise to the protein MPTRSRLLSTRVLLTCAALGVATGLVAGVAGWITPVVLLAAPFLYGLVLGSHVLPGIIAQEVLRLPLVALLTHVLAALVGSAFNPAWFPRYIGTALLFGLIQEGIAALTRYRAWGAWRFFVSAAIIGVIVAVVVFFAVDLGSMAIWVQVTYLILAVLGPVVWTAIGLGVGSALRRAGVAQR
- a CDS encoding acyl-CoA dehydrogenase, which gives rise to MVDVTAASSAPAETTPQLDAVKVNEMLLGTWAPIRREAREMIKDPAFWRDDALGKDAHRERVLSQLHLLVQNGAVHRAFPKRLGGSEDNGGNIAGFEELVAADPSLQIKSGVQWGLFGGAVLQLGTEEHHDRWLPGIMDLSIPGAFAMTEIGHGSDVQAIGTTATYDPETEEFVINTPFRAATKEFLGNAALHGIAATVFAQLITNGVNHGVHCFYVPLRGDDGKDLPGIGREDDGLKGGLNGIDNGRLSFDHVRVPRTNLLNRYGDVAADGTYTSPIDSPGRRFFTMLGTLVQGRVSLDGAASWASALGLHIALTYGTQRRQFDGVNGEETVLLDYGKHQRRLLPRLATTYAQIFAHDEFLQKFDGVFSGRTDTPEDREDLETLAAALKPLSTWHALDTLQECREACGGAGFMFDNRFVGLRQDLDIYVTFEGDNNILLQLAGKRLLTDFATQFKGKDAAALARYAVEQTAGKVFHGAGLRQFGQAVADLGSTARSVENGLREEQQHELLSDRVEQMIADIAGRLRPAGKDKVLGEKLFNENQADLIEAARAHGELLQWEAFTDAVHKADDEGTTKVLTWLRDLFGLHLIEKHLAWYLVNGRLSAQRAAAVSRYIDRLCLRLRPHALDLVAAFGYAPEHVRAPIASGIEQERQDEARAYYAELEASGQAPVLEKTLKKKAKK
- a CDS encoding GNAT family N-acetyltransferase; its protein translation is MTDIAVTRKDDASRYEIHHDGTLAGFVEFELRPDAASADTIRFVHTEIDPAFQGKGLAGRLAGDALADAVARELEIVPLCPYIARYADTHDIPGARVRPAPETRPAQQPDEQPGEQTASK
- a CDS encoding pirin family protein, producing the protein MHGPRSILLEPRQVPLGGVRDMDVRRILPSRDLPTIGAWCFLDRFGPDEVRMRVEPHPHIGLQTVTWPLVGEIRHRDAVGSDVVLRRGQLNLMTAGHGISHSEYSVGDDAVPLDALQFWVALPEEACAGHGAFEQHTDLPALSLPAEDGPAATATVVLGEFAGTHSPATAYTPIVGAEIRLDPDSRVSLPLRIDWEHAVLAVEGDAHVAAKEVPVGSMLYLGDSRDRVEVITEEGALLFLLGGAPFEEDLVMWWNFAARTHDEIAVAREEWEAGAERFGHVVGHGAERIPAPPIPPVHLRPRHRRV
- a CDS encoding energy-coupling factor transporter ATPase, whose protein sequence is MSSSAPLIRVRDLSLTHAGSGNPSPRGISVEIAAGEVVLLLGPSGSGKSTLTLALNGLIPHAVPATVDGSVGITGLDTADTPVARLSTEVSMVFQDPDAQLVTGTVLDEVAFALENLRMPVAEVLARSEAALRRMGLWERRDENPDRLSGGGRQRLAIAAALATGSRVLVLDEPTANLDPDGIDDVYDALGDVATDAARAIVLVEHALDPALAIATRVLVLDRAGRLAFDGTPEEVLRGHADELTALGVWLPTAALLARRLRERGVPVEPLPLTAGELQVALADAVTDVPTPAPDAAAEPASEPIVRVRGLTVARRKTTILHDIDLDIPAGSITAVVGANGAGKTTLVQAIAGVVPPPRGHVQVAGLDPATASPRELTARIGFVFQNPEHQFIAPTVFEDLAHGLRLRHSPADEIDEKVGAMLGRFGLEHKAAVHPFLLSGGEKRRLSVGTALITRPEVLVLDEPTFGQDHARATELLDLVQQLRAEGTTIVLVTHDMRIVAEHASHVVVLTGGRIRAAGRTADVLREGAGLRLPDALRAVPPALRPLLQERVR
- a CDS encoding DNA-3-methyladenine glycosylase I, which gives rise to MTIAADDRTRCAWAGDDPEYRRYHDEEWGVALHGDRALYEKMTLEGFQAGLSWITILRKRPRFREVFAGFDPSVVARFDEGDVDRLMADAGIIRNRAKIEAAIGNARLVDAMADGELDALMWSFAPRGRRARPQSMTEIPATTLESVAMSKALRARGFRFVGPTTMYALMQSTGMVDDHIVGCWRAN
- the recQ gene encoding DNA helicase RecQ; this encodes MPPHGPRDSSRDPYQDLPLPEPPDDFYADDVYGDPWDDAQHPEEGEWMGVPDATPVASFAPPAAAAPARFATPADALRTVYGYESFRGDQAEIIDQVVSGGDAVVLMPTGGGKSVCYQIPALVREGTGLVVSPLIALMHDQVDALRANGVNAAYLNSTQSAAERADVERAYLAGELDLVYVAPERLSSPATTRLLQRGALSVIAIDEAHCVSQWGHDFRPDYLALGDLGERFPGVPRMALTATATRATHKELTERLHLDGPGGTPAAKHFVASFDRPNIQYRIVPKVDPRKQLVSFIRSMPEGAAGIVYALSRKSVEQTATYLAAQGFDALPYHAGLPAEVRAANQARFLREGGVVMVATIAFGMGIDKPDVRFVAHIDLPKSVEGYYQETGRAGRDGEPSVAWMAYGLGDVVQQRRLIDQSPGDRTFKMRMGQHLDAMLALCETVECRRQNLLNYFGQESGPCGNCDTCLEKPDTFDGLVPAQKLLSTIVRLKRERNQAFGAGHLIDILRGSSNDRIRQQKHDGLATYGIGTDLSDQDWRSVVRQLLARGILVAQGDYGTLAPGEAAGGVLKGETPVPLRKDTMGRVSGGGRARKASAASDAVAEGDRSLFEALRAWRAETAREIGKPAYIVFGDATLRALAELRPASIGELDGITGIGEKKREAYGDAVLAVIAAT